A section of the Streptomyces sp. Je 1-369 genome encodes:
- the scy gene encoding polarized growth protein Scy — translation MRGYERQENSRAETDSLSRFEAEMDRLKTEREKAVQHAEDLGYQVEVLRAKLHEARRNLASRPAYDSADIGYQAEQLLRNAQIQAEQLRADAERELRDARAQTQRILQEHAEQQARLQSELHTEAVTRRQQLDQELNERRQTVESHVNENVAWAEQLRARTEQQARRLLDESRAEADQALAAARAEAARVAEEARQRLAGDAEAARAEAEAILRRARTDAERLLNAASTQAQEATDHAEQLRSTTATESEQARRQAAEASRAAEQRMAEAETALREARAEAEKVLAEAKDTATKQLQAAEGANEQRTRTAKEQVARLVGEATKEAETARSEAEQLVADARAEAEKLIADAAEKARTITAEETAGQLAKAARTAEEVLDKASKDAKETTKAATEQAERIRSEAETEADRLRAEAHDIAEELKGAAKDDTKEYRAKTVELQEEARRLRGEAEQLRADAAAEGDRIRSEARREAVQQIEEAAESAEELLAKAKADADELRTAATTESERVRAEAVERATTLRTQAEETLERTRAEAERHREEAAEQAEATKSEAEDAARALREETEQAIAARRAEAAEELTRLHTEAEDRLSAAEQALTDARAEAERIRKETADETDRLRTESAERIRTLQAQAETEAERLRTEAAADASQARAEGENIAVRLRSEAAAEAERLKTEAQESADRVRAEAAAAAERVGTEAAEELAAAQEEAARRRREAEETLGSARAEADQERERAREQSEELLASARKRVEEAQAEAIRLVEEADRRATEMVSAAEQHAQSVRDSVAGLHEAAQEEVAGLRSAAEHAAERTRTEAQEEADRVRSDAYAERERATEDANRTRREASEASEAAKALAERTVSDAIAEAERMRSDASEHAQRVRTEASDTIAQAEQDASRTRADAREDANRIRNDAASQADTLIGEARSEAEKLQTDTVAEAERVRTEALEQAERLRAESTAEAERLKAETTTEAERVRAESVAKAEKLISDASGDAERLRAEASETVNSAQQHSERIRGESERVKAEAAAEAERLTSEAREEAERTLDEARQAANKRRQEAAEQVDTLITEAAAEAEKLTADAQEKALKATTDAEAQADTMVGAARKEADRLVAAATVEGNSLVEKARTDADELLIGARGDATAIRERSEEQRDRLTAEIEELHERARRESAEAMKSAGERCDALVKAAEAQLAEAEAKAKELVSDANSEASKVRISAVKKAEGLLKEAEAKKSELTREAERIKAEAEAEATRMVEEGRQELEVLVRRRADINAEISRVQDVLEALESFEAPTGGAKSGSGSGSGAGGVKAGAAAGSTRSSGKQSEG, via the coding sequence GTGCGGGGCTACGAACGCCAAGAGAACTCGCGGGCTGAGACCGACAGTCTGTCGCGGTTCGAGGCCGAGATGGACCGGCTGAAGACCGAGCGGGAGAAGGCCGTCCAGCACGCCGAGGACCTCGGCTACCAGGTCGAGGTGTTGCGCGCCAAGCTGCACGAGGCGCGCCGCAACCTCGCGTCCCGCCCTGCCTACGACAGCGCGGACATCGGGTATCAGGCCGAGCAGTTGCTCCGCAATGCCCAGATCCAGGCCGAACAGCTGCGCGCCGACGCCGAGCGCGAGCTGCGCGACGCCAGGGCACAGACCCAGCGCATCCTCCAGGAGCACGCCGAGCAGCAGGCCAGGCTCCAGTCCGAGCTGCACACCGAGGCCGTGACGCGGCGCCAGCAGCTCGACCAGGAGCTGAACGAGCGCCGGCAGACCGTCGAGTCGCACGTCAACGAGAACGTGGCGTGGGCCGAACAGCTCAGGGCCCGCACCGAACAGCAGGCGCGCCGCCTCCTCGACGAGTCGCGTGCCGAGGCCGACCAGGCCCTCGCCGCCGCCCGCGCGGAGGCCGCCCGCGTCGCCGAGGAGGCCCGCCAGCGCCTCGCCGGTGACGCCGAGGCCGCCCGCGCCGAGGCCGAAGCCATCCTGCGCCGCGCCCGAACGGACGCCGAGCGCCTCCTGAACGCCGCGTCGACGCAGGCCCAGGAGGCCACCGACCACGCCGAGCAGCTGCGTTCCACCACGGCGACCGAGTCCGAACAGGCGCGCCGCCAGGCCGCCGAGGCGAGCCGGGCCGCCGAGCAGCGCATGGCCGAGGCGGAGACGGCGCTGCGCGAGGCGCGCGCCGAGGCCGAGAAGGTGCTCGCCGAGGCCAAGGACACCGCGACCAAGCAGCTCCAGGCCGCCGAGGGTGCCAACGAACAGCGCACGCGCACCGCGAAGGAGCAGGTCGCCCGCCTGGTCGGCGAGGCCACCAAGGAGGCCGAGACCGCCAGGTCCGAGGCCGAGCAGCTGGTCGCCGACGCCCGCGCGGAGGCCGAGAAGCTGATCGCGGACGCCGCCGAGAAGGCGCGCACGATCACCGCCGAGGAGACCGCGGGCCAGCTCGCGAAGGCCGCGCGGACCGCCGAGGAGGTCCTCGACAAGGCCTCCAAGGACGCCAAGGAGACCACGAAGGCCGCCACCGAGCAGGCCGAGCGGATCCGCTCCGAGGCGGAGACCGAGGCGGACCGGCTGCGCGCGGAGGCACACGACATCGCCGAGGAGCTCAAGGGCGCGGCGAAGGACGACACCAAGGAGTACCGCGCCAAGACCGTCGAGCTGCAGGAGGAGGCGCGCAGGCTGCGCGGCGAGGCCGAGCAGCTGCGGGCCGACGCGGCCGCCGAGGGCGACCGCATCCGCAGTGAGGCGCGGCGCGAGGCGGTCCAGCAGATCGAGGAGGCGGCCGAGTCCGCCGAGGAGCTCCTGGCCAAGGCGAAGGCCGACGCCGACGAGCTGCGTACGGCCGCGACCACCGAGAGCGAGCGGGTCCGCGCCGAGGCCGTCGAGCGCGCCACGACGCTGCGCACGCAGGCCGAGGAGACGCTGGAGCGCACCCGCGCGGAGGCCGAGCGGCACCGCGAGGAGGCCGCCGAGCAGGCCGAGGCCACGAAGTCGGAGGCCGAGGACGCCGCGCGGGCGCTGCGCGAGGAGACCGAGCAGGCCATAGCGGCCCGCCGGGCCGAGGCCGCCGAAGAGCTGACGCGGCTGCACACGGAGGCCGAGGACCGTCTGTCCGCCGCCGAGCAGGCGCTGACCGACGCCCGCGCGGAGGCCGAGCGCATCCGCAAGGAGACCGCGGACGAGACGGACCGGCTCCGTACGGAGTCCGCCGAGCGGATCCGCACCCTCCAGGCGCAGGCCGAGACGGAGGCGGAGCGGCTGCGCACGGAGGCCGCCGCCGACGCCTCACAGGCCCGCGCTGAGGGCGAGAACATCGCCGTACGCCTGCGTTCGGAGGCCGCCGCGGAGGCCGAGCGGCTCAAGACCGAGGCGCAGGAGTCCGCGGACCGGGTGCGTGCGGAGGCCGCCGCCGCCGCCGAGCGCGTCGGCACGGAGGCCGCCGAGGAGCTGGCCGCCGCCCAGGAGGAGGCGGCGCGCCGCCGCCGCGAGGCCGAGGAGACGCTGGGCTCCGCCCGCGCGGAGGCCGACCAGGAGCGCGAGCGGGCCCGCGAGCAGAGCGAGGAGCTCCTCGCCTCCGCCCGCAAGCGCGTCGAGGAGGCGCAGGCCGAGGCGATCCGCCTGGTCGAGGAGGCCGACCGCCGCGCGACCGAGATGGTCTCGGCCGCCGAGCAGCACGCCCAGTCCGTACGGGACTCCGTCGCCGGCCTGCACGAGGCGGCGCAGGAAGAGGTCGCGGGCCTGCGTTCGGCCGCCGAGCACGCCGCCGAGCGTACGAGGACGGAGGCGCAGGAGGAGGCCGACCGCGTCCGCTCCGACGCGTACGCGGAGCGGGAGCGCGCCACCGAGGACGCCAACCGCACCCGGCGCGAGGCGTCGGAGGCGTCGGAGGCCGCGAAGGCCCTTGCCGAGCGCACGGTTTCGGATGCCATCGCGGAGGCCGAGCGGATGCGTTCGGACGCCTCGGAGCACGCCCAGCGGGTGCGCACGGAGGCGTCGGACACCATCGCGCAGGCCGAGCAGGACGCGTCCCGCACGCGCGCCGACGCCCGCGAGGACGCCAACCGCATCCGCAACGACGCCGCGAGCCAGGCCGACACGCTGATCGGCGAGGCCCGCAGCGAGGCCGAGAAGCTGCAGACCGACACGGTCGCGGAGGCCGAGCGGGTCCGCACGGAGGCGCTGGAGCAGGCGGAGCGGCTGCGTGCCGAGTCCACCGCGGAGGCCGAGCGCCTCAAGGCCGAGACGACGACCGAGGCGGAGCGGGTCCGCGCGGAGTCGGTGGCGAAGGCCGAGAAGCTCATCTCGGACGCGTCGGGCGACGCGGAGCGGCTGCGCGCCGAGGCCTCGGAGACGGTCAACTCCGCGCAGCAGCACTCCGAGCGGATCCGCGGCGAGTCCGAGCGGGTCAAGGCGGAGGCGGCGGCCGAGGCCGAGCGGCTCACGTCCGAGGCGCGCGAGGAGGCGGAGCGGACCCTCGACGAGGCCCGCCAGGCCGCCAACAAGCGCCGTCAGGAAGCGGCCGAGCAGGTCGACACGCTCATCACGGAGGCCGCCGCGGAGGCGGAGAAGCTGACCGCGGACGCGCAGGAGAAGGCGCTGAAGGCGACGACGGACGCCGAGGCGCAGGCCGACACGATGGTGGGCGCGGCCCGCAAGGAGGCCGACCGGCTCGTCGCCGCGGCGACGGTCGAGGGCAACTCGCTGGTGGAGAAGGCCCGTACGGACGCGGACGAGCTGCTCATCGGTGCGCGCGGCGACGCGACCGCTATAAGGGAGCGCTCGGAGGAGCAGCGCGACCGTCTGACGGCGGAGATCGAAGAGCTGCACGAGCGTGCCCGCCGTGAGTCCGCTGAGGCGATGAAGTCGGCGGGCGAGCGCTGCGACGCGCTGGTCAAGGCGGCGGAGGCGCAGCTGGCCGAGGCCGAGGCGAAGGCCAAGGAGCTCGTCTCCGACGCCAACTCCGAGGCGAGCAAGGTCCGTATCTCCGCCGTGAAGAAGGCGGAGGGTCTCCTGAAGGAGGCCGAGGCGAAGAAGAGCGAGCTGACGCGCGAGGCCGAGCGCATCAAGGCGGAGGCGGAGGCCGAGGCGACGCGCATGGTCGAGGAGGGCAGGCAGGAACTCGAGGTGCTTGTCCGCCGCCGGGCCGACATCAATGCGGAGATCTCCCGTGTCCAGGACGTGCTGGAGGCGTTGGAGTCTTTCGAGGCCCCCACGGGCGGTGCGAAGTCCGGGTCCGGCAGCGGTTCGGGCGCCGGTGGCGTCAAGGCCGGAGCCGCGGCGGGGTCTACACGTTCGAGTGGGAAGCAGTCTGAGGGGTAG
- a CDS encoding PepSY domain-containing protein has protein sequence MKRNIVIATVAAAALIGGGTATAFATGGDDDSAASKSSVQLKDNDRKDQDDRDDRDNNGKDDDRDDAAENTAEAKAAKVTAADAIKAALADTSGTAVSAELDDEDGGLVWDVDILNGKTWHSVEVDPGTGKVLGSWVDKADDTDKDDAAEDAADAARINSALKGASVSAADAAKAGADKGTVTSVDLDDDGTATAWNVETTGQKGAESEYNVDLKTGKVTADRTDTHDDDHDGQDHDDHDGQDDDGSDD, from the coding sequence ATGAAGCGCAACATCGTCATCGCCACCGTCGCCGCCGCGGCCCTGATCGGAGGCGGCACCGCCACCGCCTTCGCGACCGGCGGTGACGACGACAGCGCCGCGAGCAAGTCGAGCGTCCAGCTGAAGGACAACGACCGCAAGGACCAGGACGACCGGGACGACCGGGACAACAACGGCAAGGACGACGACCGCGACGACGCCGCCGAGAACACCGCCGAGGCGAAGGCCGCCAAGGTGACCGCCGCCGACGCCATCAAGGCGGCCCTCGCGGACACGTCCGGCACCGCGGTCTCCGCCGAGCTCGACGACGAGGACGGCGGCCTGGTCTGGGACGTCGACATCCTGAACGGCAAGACCTGGCACAGCGTCGAGGTCGACCCGGGCACGGGCAAGGTCCTCGGTTCCTGGGTCGACAAGGCCGATGACACCGACAAGGACGACGCCGCCGAGGACGCCGCCGACGCCGCCCGGATCAACTCCGCCCTGAAGGGCGCCTCCGTCAGCGCCGCGGACGCCGCGAAGGCCGGCGCCGACAAGGGCACGGTGACCTCCGTGGACCTCGACGACGACGGCACGGCGACCGCCTGGAACGTGGAGACGACCGGCCAGAAGGGCGCCGAGTCCGAGTACAACGTCGACCTGAAGACCGGCAAGGTCACGGCCGACCGGACGGACACCCACGACGACGACCACGACGGCCAGGACCACGACGACCACGACGGCCAGGACGACGACGGCTCCGACGACTGA
- a CDS encoding cellulose-binding protein, whose product MSDTSPYGFELVRRGYDRAQVDERISKLVSDRDSALARITALEKRIEELHLETQNAQAQVADAEPSYAGLGARVEKILRLAEEEAKDLREEARRAAEQHRELAESAAQQVRNDAESFSAERKAKAEDEGVRIVEKAKGEASALRAEAQKDAQSKREEADALFEETRAKAAQAAADFETNLAKRREQSERDLASRQAKAEKRLAEIEHRAEQLRLEAEKLRTDAERRARQTVETAQRQAEDIVADANAKADRIRSESERELAALTNRRDSINAQLTNVREMLATLTGAAVAAAGTPAEDEPISRGVPAQQTR is encoded by the coding sequence ATGAGCGACACTTCCCCCTACGGCTTCGAGCTTGTGCGGCGTGGGTACGACCGCGCTCAGGTGGACGAACGTATCTCCAAGCTCGTCTCCGACCGTGACAGCGCTCTTGCCCGTATCACTGCTCTGGAAAAGCGCATCGAGGAACTGCACCTCGAGACGCAGAACGCCCAGGCCCAGGTCGCCGACGCCGAGCCGTCGTACGCCGGTCTCGGTGCCCGCGTCGAGAAGATCCTCCGCCTCGCCGAGGAGGAGGCGAAGGACCTGCGCGAGGAGGCCCGGCGCGCCGCCGAGCAGCACCGCGAGCTCGCCGAGTCCGCCGCCCAGCAGGTGCGCAACGACGCCGAGTCGTTCTCGGCGGAGCGCAAGGCCAAGGCCGAGGACGAGGGCGTCCGGATCGTCGAGAAGGCCAAGGGCGAGGCGAGCGCGCTGCGGGCCGAGGCGCAGAAGGACGCGCAGTCCAAGCGTGAGGAGGCCGACGCGCTCTTCGAGGAGACCCGCGCCAAGGCCGCCCAGGCCGCCGCGGACTTCGAGACGAACCTCGCCAAGCGCCGTGAGCAGTCCGAGCGTGATCTGGCCTCGCGTCAGGCCAAGGCGGAGAAGCGCCTCGCGGAGATCGAGCACCGCGCGGAGCAGCTGCGTCTGGAGGCCGAGAAGCTGCGTACGGACGCGGAGCGCCGCGCCCGTCAGACGGTGGAGACCGCGCAGCGCCAGGCCGAGGACATCGTGGCCGACGCGAACGCGAAGGCGGACCGGATCCGTTCGGAGTCCGAGCGCGAGCTCGCCGCTCTGACGAACCGTCGCGACTCCATCAACGCGCAGCTGACGAACGTGCGCGAGATGCTGGCGACGCTGACGGGTGCGGCCGTGGCCGCCGCGGGTACGCCCGCGGAGGACGAGCCCATCTCCCGTGGGGTGCCGGCGCAGCAGACCCGCTGA
- the meaB gene encoding methylmalonyl Co-A mutase-associated GTPase MeaB, translating to MQDVPSLVAQAREGRPRAVARLISLVEGASPQLREVMAALAPLAGHAYVVGLTGSPGVGKSTSTSALVSAYRRAGKRVGVLAVDPSSPFSGGALLGDRVRMSDHASDPGVYIRSMATRGHLGGLAWAAPQAIRVLDAAGCDVILVETVGVGQSEVEIASQADTSVVLLAPGMGDGIQAAKAGILEIGDVYVVNKADRDGADATARELNHMLGLGESRGPGDWRPPIVKTVAARGEGIDEVVEALEKHRAWMEERGVLGERRVARASREVETIAVTTLRERIGSLHGDLRLSALAERIVAGELDPYTAADELVEGLTES from the coding sequence ATGCAGGACGTCCCCTCCCTGGTGGCGCAGGCCCGCGAGGGCAGGCCGCGGGCCGTGGCCCGGCTGATCTCACTGGTCGAGGGGGCGTCACCGCAGCTGCGCGAAGTGATGGCGGCGCTGGCGCCGCTCGCCGGCCATGCGTACGTGGTCGGCCTCACGGGTTCCCCCGGTGTCGGCAAGTCGACATCGACGTCGGCGCTCGTGAGCGCCTACCGGCGTGCCGGGAAGCGGGTCGGCGTGCTCGCCGTCGACCCGTCGTCGCCGTTCTCCGGAGGCGCGCTCCTCGGCGACCGCGTGCGGATGTCCGACCACGCGTCCGACCCCGGCGTCTACATCCGCTCGATGGCCACGCGCGGCCACCTCGGCGGCCTCGCCTGGGCCGCCCCGCAGGCCATCCGCGTCCTGGACGCCGCGGGCTGCGACGTGATCCTCGTCGAGACCGTCGGCGTCGGACAGTCCGAGGTGGAGATCGCCTCCCAGGCGGACACCTCGGTCGTCCTCCTCGCGCCCGGCATGGGCGACGGCATCCAGGCGGCGAAGGCCGGAATCCTGGAGATCGGCGACGTGTACGTCGTCAACAAGGCGGACCGCGACGGCGCCGACGCGACCGCGCGCGAACTGAACCACATGCTGGGCCTGGGCGAGTCCCGCGGCCCCGGCGACTGGCGCCCGCCCATCGTCAAGACGGTCGCCGCGCGCGGCGAGGGCATCGACGAGGTCGTCGAGGCGCTGGAGAAGCACCGGGCCTGGATGGAGGAGCGCGGGGTCCTCGGCGAGCGCCGGGTCGCCCGCGCCTCCCGCGAGGTCGAGACGATCGCCGTCACGACGCTGCGCGAGCGGATCGGCTCGCTCCACGGTGACCTGCGGCTCTCCGCGCTCGCGGAGCGGATCGTGGCGGGGGAGCTCGACCCGTACACGGCTGCGGACGAACTCGTCGAGGGCCTGACGGAGAGCTGA
- a CDS encoding acetyl-CoA C-acetyltransferase, producing MAGTTGTTSVIVSGARTPMGRLLGSLKSFSGADLGGFAIKAALERAGIGGDQVQYVIMGQVLTAGAGQIPARQAAVKAGIPMNVPALTVNKVCLSGLDSIALADQLIRAGEFDIVVAGGQESMTNAPHLLPKSREGHKYGAIEMIDSMAHDGLTDSFDGVAMGESTEKHNTHLGIGRPEQDEVAALSHQRAAAAQKNGLFEAEITPVEIPQRKGDPVLFAKDEGIRGETTVETLGKLRPAFAKDGTITAGTSSQISDGAAAVVVMSKAKAQELGLAWIAEIGAHGNVAGPDSSLQSQPSNAIQHALKKEGLAVADLDLIEINEAFAAVAVQSMKDLGVSSEKVNVNGGAIALGHPIGMSGARLVLHLALELKRRGGGVGAAALCGGGGQGDALIVKVAKA from the coding sequence ATGGCAGGAACGACCGGCACCACCTCAGTGATCGTCTCGGGCGCACGCACGCCCATGGGCCGCCTCCTCGGCTCCCTGAAGTCCTTCTCGGGTGCGGACCTGGGGGGCTTCGCGATCAAGGCCGCGCTGGAGCGCGCGGGCATCGGAGGCGACCAGGTCCAGTACGTGATCATGGGCCAGGTTCTGACGGCCGGGGCAGGGCAGATCCCGGCACGCCAGGCCGCCGTCAAGGCGGGCATCCCCATGAACGTCCCCGCGCTGACCGTCAACAAGGTCTGTCTCTCGGGCCTCGACTCCATCGCACTCGCCGACCAGCTCATCCGCGCCGGCGAGTTCGACATCGTGGTGGCCGGCGGTCAGGAGTCCATGACCAACGCCCCGCACCTGCTCCCCAAGTCCCGTGAGGGCCACAAGTACGGCGCGATCGAAATGATCGACTCCATGGCGCACGACGGCCTGACCGACTCCTTCGACGGCGTCGCGATGGGCGAGTCCACGGAGAAGCACAACACCCACCTGGGCATCGGCCGCCCGGAGCAGGACGAGGTGGCCGCGCTCTCGCACCAGCGGGCCGCCGCCGCCCAGAAGAACGGCCTGTTCGAGGCCGAGATCACCCCGGTCGAGATCCCGCAGCGCAAGGGCGACCCGGTCCTCTTCGCCAAGGACGAGGGCATCCGCGGCGAGACCACCGTCGAGACCCTCGGCAAGCTGCGCCCGGCCTTCGCCAAGGACGGCACGATCACGGCGGGCACGTCCTCGCAGATCAGCGACGGCGCTGCCGCCGTCGTGGTGATGTCCAAGGCCAAGGCGCAGGAGCTCGGCCTGGCCTGGATCGCCGAGATCGGCGCGCACGGCAACGTGGCGGGCCCCGACAGCTCGCTCCAGTCGCAGCCCTCCAACGCCATCCAGCACGCCCTGAAGAAGGAGGGCCTGGCGGTCGCGGATCTCGATCTGATCGAGATCAACGAGGCCTTCGCCGCCGTCGCCGTGCAGTCAATGAAGGACCTCGGAGTGTCCTCGGAAAAGGTGAACGTCAACGGCGGAGCCATCGCGCTGGGTCACCCGATCGGGATGTCCGGCGCACGGCTCGTGCTGCACCTCGCCCTGGAGCTGAAGCGCCGGGGCGGCGGAGTGGGCGCGGCCGCGCTGTGCGGTGGCGGCGGGCAGGGCGACGCCCTGATCGTCAAGGTGGCCAAGGCCTAG
- a CDS encoding ABC transporter ATP-binding protein — protein sequence MIELEGLTKRYGEKVAVNNLTFTVRPGMVTGFLGPNGAGKSTTMRMLLGLDNPSAGSVRIDGRHYAQLKDPLKYIGALLDAKAMHGGRSAFNHLLCLAQSNGIPRARVTEVLDTVGLTAVAKKKAKGFSLGMGQRLGIAGALLGDPEILMFDEPVNGLDPEGIHWIRNLMKSLAGQGRTVFVSSHLMSEMALTADHLVVIGQGRLLADTSMSDFIRQNSRSYVRLRSPQRERLLDVLHAAGVTAVEAGNGALEVDGTPPEELGELAASHQLVLHELSPQQASLEEAFMQLTAESVEYHAHTDNGAAPPPPSPPGGWGEGWQQQRKGA from the coding sequence ATGATCGAGCTCGAGGGGCTGACCAAGCGGTACGGCGAGAAGGTGGCCGTCAACAACCTGACCTTCACCGTCCGACCGGGCATGGTCACCGGCTTTCTCGGGCCGAACGGCGCGGGCAAGTCCACCACCATGCGCATGCTGCTCGGCCTCGACAACCCCTCGGCCGGGTCCGTCCGCATCGACGGCCGGCACTACGCGCAGCTGAAGGACCCCCTCAAGTACATCGGCGCGCTGCTCGACGCCAAGGCGATGCACGGCGGCCGCAGCGCCTTCAACCACCTCCTCTGCCTCGCGCAGAGCAACGGCATCCCGCGCGCCCGCGTCACCGAGGTCCTGGACACCGTCGGCCTGACCGCCGTCGCGAAGAAGAAGGCCAAGGGCTTCTCGCTCGGCATGGGCCAGCGCCTCGGCATCGCCGGGGCGCTCCTCGGCGATCCCGAGATCCTGATGTTCGACGAGCCCGTCAACGGTCTCGACCCCGAGGGCATCCACTGGATCAGGAACCTGATGAAGTCCCTTGCCGGGCAAGGGCGTACGGTCTTCGTCTCCTCGCACCTGATGAGCGAAATGGCGCTCACCGCCGACCACCTCGTCGTCATCGGCCAGGGCCGCCTCCTCGCCGACACGTCGATGTCCGACTTCATCCGGCAGAACTCACGGTCGTACGTCAGACTCCGCTCCCCGCAGCGCGAACGCCTCCTCGACGTCCTGCACGCGGCGGGCGTCACCGCCGTCGAGGCGGGCAACGGGGCCCTCGAAGTGGACGGAACGCCGCCGGAGGAGCTCGGCGAGCTCGCCGCGAGCCATCAGCTGGTCCTCCATGAGCTGAGCCCTCAGCAGGCCTCCCTGGAAGAAGCCTTCATGCAGCTCACCGCCGAGTCGGTCGAGTACCACGCGCACACGGACAACGGAGCGGCACCACCACCACCGTCGCCGCCCGGCGGCTGGGGCGAAGGCTGGCAGCAGCAGCGGAAGGGGGCCTGA
- a CDS encoding ABC transporter permease, producing the protein MAAAQVLRSEWTKIRSVSSTIWTLGLTCVVTIALGMVISILSKNDYDGLDAKDKLTFDATYISFAGMSLGQLAMIVFGVLVVANEYSTGMIRTSLAAVPQRATFLFGKIAVATLLAFVVGLATSFLTFFVGQAMLGPYKAHLGDPGVLRAVIGGALYMTLIAVFSMGVAAMLRSPMLSLGILMPFFFLISSILGNVSATEKIGRFLPDQAGSKIMQVKPPFDDDTPYGPWGGLAIMLAWVVLALLGGYVLLKKRDA; encoded by the coding sequence ATGGCCGCGGCACAAGTGCTGAGATCGGAGTGGACCAAGATCCGCTCGGTCTCGTCGACCATCTGGACGCTCGGCCTCACCTGCGTCGTCACGATCGCGCTCGGCATGGTGATCAGCATCCTGTCCAAGAACGACTACGACGGACTCGACGCCAAGGACAAGCTGACCTTCGACGCGACGTACATCAGCTTCGCCGGGATGTCCCTCGGCCAGCTCGCGATGATCGTGTTCGGGGTGCTCGTCGTCGCGAACGAGTACAGCACCGGCATGATCCGCACCTCGCTCGCGGCGGTCCCGCAGCGCGCGACCTTCCTGTTCGGCAAGATCGCCGTGGCGACGCTGCTCGCCTTCGTGGTGGGCCTGGCCACCAGCTTCCTCACGTTCTTCGTGGGGCAGGCGATGCTCGGCCCGTACAAGGCGCACCTCGGCGACCCCGGCGTGCTGCGCGCCGTCATCGGCGGCGCGCTCTACATGACGCTGATCGCGGTCTTCTCGATGGGCGTCGCCGCGATGCTGCGCAGCCCGATGCTCTCCCTTGGCATCCTGATGCCGTTCTTCTTCCTGATCTCCAGCATCCTCGGCAACGTCTCGGCGACGGAGAAGATCGGCCGCTTCCTGCCCGACCAGGCCGGAAGCAAGATCATGCAGGTCAAGCCGCCGTTCGACGACGACACCCCGTACGGGCCGTGGGGCGGGCTCGCGATCATGCTGGCGTGGGTGGTGCTCGCGCTGCTCGGTGGGTACGTACTGCTGAAGAAGCGGGACGCGTAG
- a CDS encoding response regulator transcription factor: MRLLIVEDEKRLALSLAKGLTAEGFAVDVVHDGVDGLHRASEGTYDLVILDIMLPGMNGYRVCSTLRAAGHDVPILMLTAKDGEYDEAEGLDTGADDYLTKPFSYVVLVARVKALLRRRGNAGPSPVHTLGELRIDTAARRVFRGEDEVTLTAKEFAVLEQLVLRTGEVVSKGDILDHVWDFAYEGDPNIVEVYVSTLRRKLGAALIKTVRGAGYRLEAPR; this comes from the coding sequence ATGCGCCTGTTGATCGTGGAGGACGAGAAGCGACTCGCCCTGTCGCTCGCCAAGGGTCTGACCGCCGAGGGCTTCGCCGTCGACGTCGTCCACGACGGCGTCGACGGACTGCACCGGGCGAGCGAGGGCACGTACGACCTGGTGATCCTCGACATCATGCTCCCCGGCATGAACGGCTACCGCGTCTGCTCCACACTGCGCGCGGCAGGCCACGACGTGCCGATCCTGATGCTCACGGCCAAGGACGGCGAGTACGACGAGGCCGAGGGCCTCGACACCGGCGCGGACGACTACCTCACCAAGCCCTTCTCGTACGTCGTGCTGGTCGCCCGCGTGAAGGCGCTGCTGCGCCGCCGCGGCAACGCGGGCCCCTCCCCGGTCCACACCCTGGGTGAGCTGAGGATCGACACGGCGGCGCGCCGCGTCTTCCGCGGCGAGGACGAAGTCACCCTCACGGCGAAGGAGTTCGCGGTCCTCGAGCAGCTGGTGCTGCGGACCGGCGAGGTCGTCTCCAAGGGCGACATCCTGGACCACGTCTGGGACTTCGCGTACGAGGGCGACCCCAACATCGTCGAGGTGTACGTGAGCACGCTGCGGCGCAAGCTCGGCGCGGCCCTCATCAAGACCGTGCGCGGCGCCGGATACCGCCTGGAGGCCCCGCGATGA
- the mce gene encoding methylmalonyl-CoA epimerase: MLTRIDHIGIACFDLDKTVEFYRATYGFEVTHSEVNEEQGVREAMLKINDTGDGGASYLQLLEPTRDDSAVGKWLAKNGEGVHHIAFGTADVDGDAAAIKDKGVRVLYEEPRIGSMGSRITFLHPKDCHGVLTELVTSAPSESLEH; encoded by the coding sequence ATGCTGACGCGAATCGATCACATCGGGATCGCCTGTTTCGACCTCGACAAGACCGTCGAGTTCTACCGCGCGACGTACGGATTCGAGGTGACCCACTCCGAGGTCAACGAAGAGCAGGGCGTGCGCGAGGCCATGCTGAAAATCAATGACACAGGTGACGGAGGCGCTTCCTACCTGCAGCTTCTGGAACCGACCCGCGACGACTCCGCGGTCGGCAAGTGGCTGGCCAAGAACGGCGAGGGCGTGCACCACATCGCCTTCGGCACCGCGGACGTCGACGGCGACGCGGCGGCCATCAAGGACAAGGGCGTACGCGTCCTCTACGAAGAGCCCCGCATCGGCTCCATGGGGTCGCGCATCACCTTCCTGCACCCGAAGGACTGTCACGGAGTCCTGACGGAACTTGTCACTTCGGCACCCTCCGAGTCACTGGAGCACTGA